One window from the genome of Sulfodiicoccus acidiphilus encodes:
- a CDS encoding amylo-alpha-1,6-glucosidase — MDLDDCLSSEWILPNGLGGYSSSTPCGINTRTYHGLLVSATLPPQGRRVVLSKLEEWIYDGEQEFPMSSNTYPDIIYPQGHVYLDTFEWGSNYVKWIYRFPNCSIVKVLIPHVRENAVTVKYRVEGKCEVKILPLVTDRSHHLTRRSGFATFVTKSEGQEIVVREGDRELLRVWSDKAYAMQRTGFWYYNFNYIKDRELGNNYVDDLYNPVAIKFTSRQFELGFGTVRSSPPDLEYTPDTVLGKMRRAALDFLVKGSRGPAIIAGYHWFGEWGRDTMIAMEGILLMNGLFTEAREILQRYIDFSFRGFLPNQFREYDGEPIYRGVDVTLWAINSVYSYYNYTHDKEFVIKNLDKLIEAIEWYLKGNGVVRTHNGLLFHRGAPLTWMDAQYNGRTVTPREGAAVEVNALLYNSLRVIGKLSEEIGREPIFLDEAEKLREAFNNNFVGEHGLYDYIDEEMRPNTSLRPNQIFAASLPFKVVEEDTSRKIVEVIERELLRPFGLSTLSRSDPQYKPIYAGNRVSRDEAYHNGPIWPWLLGAYVDAKIDIEKDPVNIKSLIAYFEPLTSYARANRGFVPELFNDVAPYRQGGCIAQAWSVAEVLRGLSRLLSV, encoded by the coding sequence ATGGACCTGGACGACTGCCTCTCCAGCGAGTGGATACTGCCGAACGGGCTCGGCGGTTATTCTTCCTCTACCCCATGCGGTATAAATACAAGAACATACCATGGTTTACTGGTTTCGGCGACACTACCACCTCAGGGGAGGAGAGTCGTCCTCTCTAAACTGGAGGAATGGATCTACGATGGCGAGCAGGAGTTTCCAATGTCTTCTAACACGTACCCGGACATAATATATCCTCAAGGTCACGTTTATTTGGATACATTCGAATGGGGATCTAATTATGTTAAATGGATCTACAGGTTTCCTAACTGTTCCATTGTGAAGGTCCTAATTCCCCATGTAAGAGAAAATGCTGTGACAGTGAAATATAGAGTAGAAGGGAAATGTGAGGTGAAGATATTACCCCTAGTGACGGACAGGAGTCACCACTTAACTAGAAGGAGCGGATTCGCTACCTTCGTTACTAAGAGTGAGGGGCAAGAAATAGTAGTTAGGGAGGGAGATCGCGAGCTCCTGAGGGTTTGGTCCGACAAAGCTTACGCAATGCAGAGGACTGGTTTCTGGTATTATAACTTCAATTACATAAAGGATAGGGAACTAGGTAACAACTACGTTGATGACCTCTACAACCCAGTTGCGATTAAGTTCACCTCAAGGCAGTTTGAGTTGGGTTTTGGGACAGTTAGGTCGTCTCCCCCAGACTTGGAGTATACTCCAGACACTGTGCTGGGAAAAATGAGGAGAGCTGCCTTAGACTTCTTAGTCAAAGGATCCAGAGGTCCAGCTATAATAGCGGGATATCACTGGTTCGGCGAATGGGGAAGGGACACCATGATAGCTATGGAGGGAATTCTCCTGATGAATGGGTTGTTCACTGAGGCTAGAGAAATACTCCAGAGGTACATTGATTTCTCTTTTAGAGGGTTCCTACCTAACCAATTTAGGGAATATGACGGTGAACCTATCTACCGCGGAGTTGACGTAACTCTATGGGCTATTAACTCGGTCTACTCATACTACAACTACACACATGATAAGGAGTTTGTGATAAAGAACTTAGATAAACTGATCGAGGCGATCGAATGGTACCTGAAGGGTAACGGTGTTGTGAGAACCCACAATGGACTACTTTTTCATAGAGGTGCGCCGCTGACGTGGATGGACGCCCAATACAACGGTAGAACGGTCACACCGCGTGAGGGGGCCGCAGTAGAAGTTAATGCTTTACTCTATAACTCGTTGAGAGTAATTGGGAAACTGTCGGAAGAAATAGGAAGGGAGCCCATCTTCCTAGATGAGGCTGAGAAGCTAAGAGAGGCTTTCAACAATAACTTCGTGGGAGAGCACGGCCTTTACGACTATATCGACGAGGAGATGAGGCCTAACACCTCCTTAAGGCCTAACCAGATATTCGCCGCTTCACTTCCATTCAAGGTTGTAGAAGAGGATACCTCGAGAAAGATAGTAGAGGTAATAGAGAGAGAACTCTTGAGACCTTTCGGTCTAAGCACACTTTCTAGATCAGATCCCCAATATAAGCCAATATATGCGGGAAATAGAGTTTCAAGAGACGAGGCGTACCATAATGGCCCGATATGGCCATGGTTGCTCGGAGCCTACGTGGATGCGAAGATTGATATCGAGAAGGATCCCGTAAACATAAAGTCCCTAATAGCCTACTTCGAACCGCTGACCTCCTACGCTAGGGCAAATAGGGGATTCGTTCCAGAGCTCTTCAATGATGTGGCCCCATACAGACAAGGAGGCTGTATTGCACAGGCCTGGAGTGTAGCGGAGGTCCTTAGAGGATTGAGCAGACTGTTGTCAGTATGA
- a CDS encoding glycoside hydrolase family 15 protein — protein MRTGSLGNGRLLINLDSKGNIIDLYYPHVGMENQSNGRGVEFSIYVDGTVLRPDAFTSTTRYLNSSMIFETILNGKEVTVTFQDFVDPDEPIFYRIISINSEAKKEASIYFINKIALYGNDIGDTAFYEPKSKSIIHYKSKRYVAFKLIGQEDGGVSFTIGKGDAESDINDDKLEGYPIAQGRDVTSIIGYKMKLSPTKPSKAYYAIGFGRNLDDVRNLVSKVDRTNIEASFARTYLLWSNWLRLCRIVEVPEELKELLSVSLFVIRSHLGNNGSLIASSDYSFVKLYGDGYFYCWPRDAAYAAHALDIAGYGDLALRIYRFLASLPTQGGALYHKYNSDGTLASSWHPWYMGSREILPIQEDETALTVWALATHFDLYRDLDDVTELYKSFVRPAMKFMISYTEDGLPKPSFDLWEERYGIHLFTVATVYGALTAGSELAESVGDRGLAVDARDVAKQMKERVKSRMTAEDRLVRRLDEAGNKDLTVDSSLYASFFFGLFSPREPLVVNTMEVVEEKLKVGGGIIRYENDLYQRRKQAPNPWIITTLWLSEHKSALGDKDGAMSYIKWAANHRTPSYMLPEQVDPETGESVSVTPLVWSHAELIIALKSLL, from the coding sequence GTGAGGACAGGTAGTTTAGGTAATGGCAGGTTATTGATCAATTTGGATTCCAAAGGTAACATAATAGATCTTTACTATCCTCACGTCGGCATGGAAAACCAGAGTAACGGAAGAGGTGTGGAATTCTCGATTTACGTAGATGGAACAGTTTTGCGGCCCGATGCCTTCACTTCAACGACGAGGTACCTTAATTCGTCGATGATCTTCGAGACAATCCTAAACGGGAAGGAAGTTACTGTCACCTTCCAAGATTTCGTTGACCCTGATGAGCCAATCTTCTACAGAATAATTAGCATTAATTCCGAAGCCAAGAAAGAGGCCTCAATTTACTTCATTAACAAAATCGCACTATATGGCAATGATATAGGAGATACAGCATTTTACGAACCCAAGAGTAAGTCGATAATACACTACAAGTCGAAGAGGTACGTAGCATTCAAGTTAATCGGTCAAGAAGATGGTGGAGTATCATTCACGATAGGAAAGGGTGACGCTGAGAGTGACATTAACGACGACAAACTGGAGGGCTATCCGATAGCCCAAGGACGCGACGTCACTTCTATAATAGGCTACAAAATGAAACTGAGTCCTACAAAACCGAGCAAGGCATACTACGCTATAGGTTTTGGAAGAAATCTAGACGACGTCAGAAATTTGGTGTCTAAAGTAGACAGAACGAATATAGAGGCCTCGTTCGCGAGAACATATCTTCTTTGGTCAAACTGGTTAAGGTTGTGCAGGATCGTTGAGGTCCCAGAGGAGCTGAAGGAGCTATTGTCCGTGAGTCTATTCGTGATAAGGTCGCACCTCGGAAACAATGGATCCCTTATAGCCTCGTCCGACTATAGCTTCGTTAAGCTATATGGCGACGGCTATTTCTACTGCTGGCCAAGAGACGCGGCCTACGCTGCGCATGCCCTCGATATCGCGGGTTACGGTGACTTAGCCCTCAGGATATACAGATTTCTGGCCTCCCTTCCAACTCAAGGAGGAGCCTTGTATCACAAGTACAACAGTGATGGCACTCTAGCTAGTTCTTGGCACCCGTGGTATATGGGAAGCAGGGAAATACTTCCTATACAAGAGGACGAGACGGCTTTAACTGTGTGGGCACTGGCTACGCACTTCGACCTCTACAGGGATTTAGACGACGTCACAGAACTATACAAATCCTTCGTCAGGCCAGCAATGAAATTTATGATATCTTACACAGAAGATGGACTACCGAAGCCAAGTTTCGACCTCTGGGAGGAGAGGTATGGTATACACCTCTTCACAGTTGCTACTGTTTACGGTGCCCTAACAGCGGGATCTGAGTTGGCCGAGAGCGTAGGGGATAGAGGGCTAGCAGTAGATGCTAGAGACGTGGCTAAGCAGATGAAGGAACGAGTTAAGAGTAGAATGACCGCAGAGGATAGGCTTGTGAGACGCCTCGATGAAGCTGGCAACAAGGATTTGACAGTTGACTCTAGTCTCTACGCGTCTTTCTTCTTCGGACTGTTTTCCCCACGTGAACCACTGGTAGTTAACACGATGGAAGTGGTTGAGGAGAAACTCAAGGTGGGAGGGGGAATAATCAGGTACGAGAACGACCTATATCAGAGGCGAAAACAGGCTCCAAATCCGTGGATTATTACCACGCTCTGGTTATCCGAACATAAAAGTGCCTTAGGTGATAAAGATGGTGCCATGTCTTACATAAAGTGGGCAGCAAACCACAGAACTCCAAGCTATATGTTGCCAGAACAAGTGGACCCAGAAACTGGCGAGTCTGTCTCCGTGACTCCGTTAGTTTGGTCACACGCAGAGTTAATTATAGCGCTGAAGTCTCTTCTTTAG
- a CDS encoding 50S ribosomal protein L21e, translating to MVKASRGNRARSRSLLRKSVRERGAVPPLSNLMKKYEKGEKVVIKINSSIHKGMPHRRYQGLVGTVIGSRGKAYLVVTKLGKKEKMIIVRPEHLSPLR from the coding sequence ATGGTCAAGGCTAGTCGAGGGAATAGAGCTAGGAGCAGGAGTCTGCTTAGGAAGTCAGTGAGAGAGAGGGGAGCTGTACCCCCTCTTAGTAATTTGATGAAGAAGTATGAAAAGGGGGAGAAAGTGGTCATAAAGATCAACAGCTCCATTCACAAAGGGATGCCTCATAGAAGGTATCAAGGTCTAGTTGGAACCGTTATAGGCTCAAGAGGCAAGGCCTACTTGGTTGTAACTAAGTTGGGAAAGAAAGAAAAGATGATAATAGTTAGGCCTGAGCATTTGTCTCCCTTAAGGTGA
- a CDS encoding DNA-directed RNA polymerase subunit F, translated as MIEEKYIPYSVAGKILGEVVKSGQTSTILQRTYEYLNSVSKCSAEDASKIVEELDGLLSKEETKVMIASICPKTHEELRTLLTLEGKTYTTEELDRVLEIVRKYVKS; from the coding sequence ATAATTGAGGAGAAGTACATCCCCTACTCCGTGGCGGGCAAGATATTAGGGGAAGTAGTGAAATCTGGACAGACCTCGACTATCCTTCAAAGGACTTACGAGTACCTAAATTCGGTATCTAAATGCAGTGCCGAGGATGCTTCGAAAATAGTAGAGGAGCTAGATGGTTTACTATCAAAGGAAGAAACGAAAGTGATGATAGCTAGCATATGTCCTAAGACTCACGAGGAGCTTAGAACACTCTTAACGTTGGAGGGGAAGACTTATACTACGGAGGAGCTAGATCGTGTACTAGAGATTGTAAGGAAATATGTGAAGTCTTGA
- a CDS encoding DUF655 domain-containing protein, giving the protein MQRKRPRERYVYVLDFMEEGNPLDRHKYHQNKPVLQILGRDYFLLMDGSPKVEDVEIRPEQLLDLEELNILKIDDVISVEDLTSIAKDVLPRILERIVEDRKSEFVSFFNLSESLTLKLHSLELLPGIGKGSLRKILDERGKRKFDSFEDIEARTGLKNVKEILVRRILLELEGGEKYNLFVYPFNSKAVFVGSLERLRI; this is encoded by the coding sequence CTGCAGAGGAAACGACCGAGGGAGAGGTACGTCTACGTATTGGATTTCATGGAGGAAGGAAATCCGTTAGATAGGCATAAGTATCACCAAAATAAGCCCGTGCTTCAGATTCTCGGGAGAGACTACTTCCTTCTCATGGATGGCTCTCCCAAAGTGGAAGACGTCGAGATAAGGCCGGAGCAGTTGTTGGACCTTGAAGAGCTGAACATTTTAAAGATAGACGACGTAATAAGTGTGGAAGACCTTACTTCCATCGCTAAGGACGTACTTCCTAGGATATTGGAAAGGATAGTCGAGGATAGAAAGAGCGAGTTCGTATCTTTCTTCAACTTATCTGAGTCGTTAACGTTGAAGCTGCACTCGTTAGAGCTCCTACCAGGTATAGGCAAGGGTTCCTTGAGGAAGATCCTTGATGAGCGAGGGAAAAGGAAGTTTGACAGTTTTGAGGACATAGAGGCAAGGACGGGCTTGAAGAACGTGAAGGAAATTCTAGTTCGCCGAATCCTGTTGGAGTTAGAGGGAGGAGAGAAGTACAACCTGTTCGTTTACCCGTTTAATAGTAAAGCAGTTTTCGTCGGCTCCCTCGAGAGGCTGCGGATTTGA
- a CDS encoding 16S ribosomal RNA methyltransferase A — MKARKSLSQHFLVDKRVAQIVSSFATNRPIIEVGCGEGSLSQFLHPDLCVELDERFIPYIRGFNPVLADAKSPPFLRGEVFSSLPFSISREFMKLSAASQVSRLILILQSDFVSKLLTEPTYISYIANYTFDISEKLTISPRSFRPRPKVYSTLVEMRRKREYSEELDRVLSCISRFRNKSLRRAASFCGLKSDLSRKVRSFKPREVCVLLSSLGLSCA, encoded by the coding sequence TTGAAAGCGAGGAAAAGCCTTTCTCAACACTTCCTAGTTGACAAGAGGGTTGCCCAAATCGTCTCGTCCTTCGCGACTAATAGACCTATAATAGAGGTGGGATGTGGAGAAGGTTCTCTGAGCCAGTTCCTCCATCCTGACTTATGCGTTGAGTTGGACGAGAGATTTATCCCCTACATAAGGGGTTTCAATCCAGTACTCGCAGACGCGAAGAGCCCACCCTTTTTAAGGGGGGAAGTGTTCTCATCCCTTCCGTTCTCTATATCTAGAGAATTTATGAAACTCTCCGCTGCGAGTCAGGTGTCTAGATTAATACTTATACTTCAATCTGACTTCGTTAGTAAACTTCTAACCGAACCTACTTATATTTCATATATAGCGAACTACACTTTTGACATTTCAGAAAAGCTTACTATATCCCCGCGCAGCTTTAGACCCAGACCTAAAGTCTATTCTACGCTGGTTGAAATGAGAAGGAAAAGGGAATATAGTGAAGAGCTAGACAGAGTATTATCTTGTATCTCAAGATTCAGAAACAAGAGCCTCAGAAGGGCGGCCTCGTTTTGTGGACTGAAGTCAGATTTATCAAGGAAAGTAAGGTCCTTTAAACCAAGAGAGGTTTGCGTACTTTTGAGTTCCTTGGGCTTAAGTTGTGCCTAA
- a CDS encoding HemK2/MTQ2 family protein methyltransferase, which produces MRTFEFLGLKLCLNDEVYEPAEDTALLMELIQVRPGESVLEVGSGTGVLGVRAAMLGGRVTMIDVNPQAAEASLCSSRLNKVDVNVLNCDLLTCLRKFKVDVGIFNPPYLPFEEYTTWLHYSWSGGKTGNNVLIKFLQSLRAGRYYFLASSLGDLDELMTFLSKSGFAFRSKTKVIGFEELVAFEGVDDKSSTGGT; this is translated from the coding sequence TTGCGTACTTTTGAGTTCCTTGGGCTTAAGTTGTGCCTAAACGATGAGGTTTACGAACCCGCCGAAGACACGGCGTTACTGATGGAACTTATCCAGGTGAGGCCAGGCGAATCTGTTCTAGAAGTGGGATCGGGAACAGGCGTGTTAGGCGTGAGGGCAGCTATGCTCGGAGGAAGGGTTACAATGATCGATGTAAATCCCCAGGCAGCTGAAGCTTCTCTATGTTCTTCAAGGTTAAACAAGGTTGACGTCAATGTACTGAATTGTGATTTATTGACATGCCTCAGAAAATTCAAAGTAGATGTAGGCATCTTCAATCCTCCTTATCTTCCCTTTGAGGAATATACTACGTGGTTACATTACAGTTGGTCTGGTGGTAAAACTGGGAACAATGTTCTTATTAAGTTCCTTCAGAGTCTGAGAGCAGGACGATATTACTTCTTGGCATCCTCTTTAGGGGACTTAGATGAATTAATGACTTTCTTAAGTAAGTCGGGATTTGCATTTAGGTCCAAGACTAAAGTTATAGGTTTCGAAGAGCTTGTTGCTTTCGAAGGAGTAGATGATAAGAGTAGTACTGGTGGAACCTGA
- the trmJ gene encoding tRNA (cytidine-2'-O-)-methyltransferase TrmJ: MIRVVLVEPEGEYNVGFVARLCRNFDVEQLYIVNPRCDLRSALNFAAHGKEALLKAQVVDTLSQALEGVDLKMATSSDADNPGDILRLSIPPWTAAEVGRGKRTALIFGRESVGLTREEISMADFLLHIPASKEYPVLNLSHAVSILLYEFRREANRDQRNVNAESLSLLDKYVRLLYEQVKGRSVDERAYIVTKRVIFRGVRTEAEARTLMRLMRKLYLKLEGVWR; this comes from the coding sequence ATGATAAGAGTAGTACTGGTGGAACCTGAGGGGGAATATAACGTAGGTTTCGTGGCACGCCTTTGTCGTAACTTCGACGTTGAGCAGCTATACATCGTAAACCCCAGATGCGATCTGCGCTCTGCCCTCAATTTCGCCGCTCATGGTAAAGAGGCCCTGCTGAAGGCTCAGGTGGTCGATACCTTGTCTCAGGCTTTGGAAGGTGTGGACTTGAAGATGGCAACTTCCAGTGATGCCGACAATCCAGGAGACATTCTGAGACTTTCAATTCCCCCGTGGACTGCGGCAGAAGTAGGGAGAGGCAAGAGGACTGCTCTAATTTTCGGAAGAGAGAGCGTTGGGTTGACGCGGGAAGAGATCTCCATGGCAGACTTTCTACTTCACATCCCGGCCTCTAAGGAGTATCCGGTTCTTAACCTGTCACACGCCGTATCTATCCTTCTCTACGAGTTCAGACGTGAGGCGAACAGGGATCAACGAAATGTCAATGCTGAGTCACTATCTCTCCTAGACAAATATGTGAGGTTGCTCTACGAACAGGTGAAGGGAAGGAGTGTGGACGAGAGAGCATACATAGTAACTAAGAGAGTCATTTTCAGGGGCGTGAGAACTGAAGCCGAGGCTAGGACTCTTATGCGGCTCATGAGAAAGTTGTATTTGAAGCTTGAGGGTGTGTGGCGGTGA
- a CDS encoding 30S ribosomal protein S3ae: MPQKATSVKDKWRAKRWYPIFAPRIFGEVQLGVTPAYSAEMALGRKVETTLYELSGDTSMIHVHLYFKAAKNNGERLDTMFVGHEMSRDYIRSLIRRKSSKVNVIVDVTTKDGYTMRLKGLALTTYRCHRSQRTALRNIMSEVLKKKAQESSFDQFIQDVVFGKLSNDLFEVGKKIYPLRKVEIEKSKVLRLPAQ; the protein is encoded by the coding sequence ATGCCTCAGAAAGCAACCTCAGTGAAGGACAAGTGGAGAGCCAAGAGGTGGTATCCCATATTCGCGCCAAGGATCTTTGGGGAGGTGCAGTTAGGCGTAACTCCGGCCTACTCTGCTGAAATGGCCCTTGGTAGAAAAGTGGAAACCACTCTGTACGAGCTTTCTGGAGACACGAGTATGATACATGTCCATCTCTACTTTAAGGCGGCTAAGAACAATGGAGAGAGACTAGACACCATGTTCGTGGGTCACGAGATGTCGAGAGACTACATAAGATCATTAATAAGAAGAAAGAGTTCAAAGGTCAATGTCATTGTAGATGTTACCACGAAGGATGGATATACTATGAGGCTGAAGGGACTAGCCTTAACTACATACAGGTGTCATAGATCCCAGAGGACGGCCCTTAGGAATATAATGAGTGAGGTTTTGAAGAAGAAGGCGCAAGAGTCTTCCTTTGATCAGTTCATTCAGGACGTTGTATTTGGGAAGCTCTCTAACGATCTGTTCGAGGTAGGAAAGAAAATTTATCCACTTAGGAAGGTTGAGATAGAGAAAAGTAAGGTTCTAAGGTTACCGGCTCAGTGA
- the glmU gene encoding bifunctional sugar-1-phosphate nucleotidylyltransferase/acetyltransferase — protein sequence MKAVVLAAGRGERLEPITQTRPKPLIPLMGTTLLERIVNILKRYVDQVIVIGNQELRERYFETTVIQQRPGALGTAAALSSLRLNEDSFLVVYGDLLFDEGAISKVVDAPGNTILGVKVSNPSNYGVILSSGNKLEKIIEKPQNPPSNIVNGGIYKLSSEVFSIIDKLLPSPRNELELTDAINVLASQTKVSVLIHDGMWMDVGKPWQVIEANKTVMDAELRTELKGKVHEDVKVIGKVFVEETAEVKPGTVIEGPAYIGSGAEIGPLAHIRPYTVIGRKSKVGSFVEVKETVLMEGVKLPHLNYVGDSVVCEEVNLGAGTIVANLRFDESEVKMSIKGTKVSTGRRKMGAIIGGYVKTGINVSILPGVKVGSRAIIYPGRIVNRDVESGEVYK from the coding sequence TTGAAAGCCGTAGTTCTAGCGGCCGGCCGTGGAGAGAGGTTAGAGCCTATAACTCAGACTAGGCCAAAGCCGCTCATCCCGCTCATGGGTACGACCCTGTTGGAGAGAATAGTTAATATATTAAAGAGATATGTTGATCAAGTAATAGTAATTGGAAACCAGGAACTAAGAGAGAGGTATTTCGAGACTACGGTTATTCAGCAACGGCCAGGTGCCCTAGGAACCGCGGCGGCATTATCATCCTTAAGACTAAACGAGGATAGCTTCCTCGTAGTTTACGGAGACCTTTTGTTTGATGAAGGAGCAATAAGCAAGGTGGTCGACGCGCCGGGCAACACAATTCTCGGGGTTAAAGTCTCCAATCCTTCTAATTACGGTGTTATATTATCGTCTGGAAACAAGCTCGAGAAGATTATAGAGAAGCCCCAGAACCCACCATCCAACATCGTGAATGGGGGAATCTATAAACTGAGTAGTGAGGTCTTCTCTATCATAGATAAACTTCTCCCTTCTCCTCGGAACGAACTTGAACTCACAGATGCCATAAATGTTTTAGCCAGTCAAACAAAAGTGAGTGTTCTCATTCACGATGGAATGTGGATGGATGTGGGGAAACCTTGGCAGGTGATAGAGGCCAACAAAACTGTAATGGACGCAGAATTACGAACGGAGTTAAAAGGTAAAGTACACGAGGATGTGAAGGTAATTGGGAAAGTCTTTGTAGAGGAGACAGCCGAGGTGAAGCCTGGAACTGTAATAGAGGGTCCCGCCTACATAGGATCAGGTGCTGAGATCGGTCCTTTAGCTCACATTCGACCTTACACAGTAATAGGACGGAAATCCAAAGTAGGTTCTTTTGTTGAAGTAAAGGAGACTGTTTTAATGGAAGGTGTGAAGCTCCCTCATTTAAACTACGTTGGAGACAGCGTGGTGTGTGAGGAAGTGAATTTAGGCGCGGGGACAATAGTAGCTAACCTTAGATTCGACGAATCAGAAGTAAAAATGAGTATCAAGGGCACCAAAGTGTCGACCGGAAGAAGGAAGATGGGAGCGATCATCGGAGGATACGTCAAAACAGGTATCAATGTTAGTATCCTGCCTGGAGTGAAAGTGGGTTCAAGGGCCATAATATACCCAGGCCGTATAGTGAACAGAGACGTTGAAAGCGGAGAAGTTTATAAATGA
- a CDS encoding DUF2175 family protein encodes MSKSYTKWKCGFCENQIAWEEPFTYMSNKTVVHFTCLKDRALRTPKGDQETLRAVLDSLEEELTSIQNYKARLSKITNDEVRKVLDQAEKDAEKNAGILTRMIEKLSNVLES; translated from the coding sequence ATGAGCAAAAGCTATACCAAATGGAAGTGTGGTTTTTGCGAGAATCAGATCGCTTGGGAAGAGCCTTTTACCTACATGTCGAATAAGACGGTCGTTCACTTCACATGTCTTAAGGATCGTGCTCTACGAACTCCGAAGGGGGATCAAGAAACACTCAGGGCAGTTCTGGATTCGCTGGAAGAGGAACTCACTTCTATTCAGAACTACAAAGCAAGGCTATCAAAGATAACAAACGATGAGGTTAGGAAAGTCCTAGATCAGGCAGAAAAGGACGCTGAGAAGAACGCTGGAATCCTTACTAGAATGATCGAGAAACTCAGCAACGTCTTAGAATCCTAA
- a CDS encoding superoxide dismutase, with translation MSIQLRKYELPQLPYKLDALEPYISKDIMDVHYNGHHKGYVNGANSLVDRLEKVVKGEVTSYDVQGIVRGLAFNINGHKLHDLFWKNMAPAGKGGGKPGGALADLIQKQYGGFDRFKQVFTEVANSLPGTGWTVLYYDTENGNLQLMTFENHFMNHIAELPIIMIVDEFEHAYYLQYKNKRADYVSAWWNVVNWDYAEEKLKKYMK, from the coding sequence TTGTCCATACAGCTAAGGAAGTATGAACTCCCCCAGCTTCCTTACAAGCTCGATGCTCTTGAGCCCTACATCAGTAAAGACATAATGGATGTTCATTACAATGGCCATCACAAGGGTTACGTTAACGGTGCGAACTCCCTTGTGGATAGGTTAGAGAAAGTAGTTAAAGGCGAAGTGACGAGCTATGATGTACAGGGTATAGTTAGGGGTTTAGCTTTCAATATAAATGGTCACAAACTGCACGACCTCTTTTGGAAGAATATGGCACCTGCAGGAAAGGGAGGTGGAAAACCTGGAGGTGCGTTGGCCGACCTAATACAGAAGCAGTACGGTGGTTTCGACAGGTTCAAGCAAGTATTCACAGAGGTGGCAAACTCCCTACCTGGCACTGGCTGGACTGTCTTGTATTATGATACGGAAAATGGTAACCTTCAGTTGATGACATTTGAGAATCACTTCATGAACCACATTGCTGAACTTCCAATAATTATGATAGTGGATGAGTTCGAGCATGCATATTATCTGCAGTATAAGAACAAGAGGGCGGATTATGTTAGCGCATGGTGGAACGTCGTTAATTGGGACTATGCAGAGGAGAAGTTGAAGAAGTACATGAAATAA